DNA from Cyprinus carpio isolate SPL01 chromosome B3, ASM1834038v1, whole genome shotgun sequence:
ttaataGTTGAAAtgtagctcaggagcattcattttgcttgtagatgttactacatttcaagtgaagttaacctgtggcaaatttaattgaattggtatgatttggaaaggcacacaccccttaataaaaggtctaacagctgataatgcatatcaaagagaaaaaaaagtgctgaggtcaaaagaactgcctgtagagctcagaaacaagTTCTTAcctggggaagagttcagaacaGAAAATTCTGCTTCACTGAAGAGTCACAGAAGCATGCAGTCTCTGTTACCCTTTATTGaataagtttgaaacaaccaggactcttcctagagctgacctcctggccaaactgagcaactgatggagaagggctttagTTAGTGTGGTGACCataacctgatggtcactctagttgagctccggAATTATATGTGGAGATagaagaaatctacagaaggacaaacatcactgcaacactccaccgatctgggctttatggtggtgtggccaaactcaatcctctcttcagtcaagacacatgaaaacacacttggaaaaagttacaaaaaaatcacCTAAGCGACCCTCAGACTCTGACAAACAagattatctggtctgatgaacctcaattctaagcatcacGTTTGAATGAatccagctctgctcatcacctgcacagaaccatcccaaaagtaaagtgtgctggaaGCAGCcgcatgctgtggggctgttttccagcggcagggactgaggcACTCGTCAAAGTAGAAGGAACGCTcagtgcagcaaaatatagagatggCCTtgaaacccagtccagagcattcagaatcTCAGACTGGGCATAAGGTTAATCTTCCAACAGGATACTGACCATAAGCTCAAAGAAAGGgtagcttatagacaactctgtgaatgtccttgagtggcccagccacagcctgagcttgaacccaatcaaatatttctgaagaaatctgaaaatgtgcatcttcCCCGCTCCAACctgagcttgagaggtgaagagatgagaagaatggcagataattgccaaatgctgatgagcaaagcttgttgcatcaaacaaataagacttgagactgtaaaggtgcctcagataaatatttcgttaaatgtttatgtgcttatgttgtttaattatacaaataagaCTTGAGACTGTAAAGGTGCCTCAGGTGaccaattctgtttttgctttgtcagtatggtgtatgaattgtagattgatgtgggaaaaaagtaatttaaagcagtttaacataaggcatcaacataataaaatgtgataaaaaatgaaggggtatgaatactttcgcaaggcactgtataaatatatatatatatataatatatattacatatatatattgtattaatatataatatgactCTGGTGAGTAGGTCACACATGCACTGATAGAACTGAAGTAAGCTAACCCTGATACATAAcctactccggagcaggttatgttcagaGAGTAAGCTGCTATGATTActtaccctgaaagttacctccatttttggaactgaaagTTGAGTTTATCCTCTTACTTACCTTAAACATTcctgggtatgtcacataacctgatTTTTGGTGTACCCCCGAGATGTGTTTTTAACTGCTGCTTTCACACCGctgtcagtttttgttgtgtttattatgttaaaacatgtttaacacattgatttttatgcaattaattattatttaattacaaaattagaGGTATaatctctctcatacacacactattattaaaatataaatcaatatgaaTCACGAACCTCAGTATGTTGAGTTGATTTGGATTGTTCAGTACAGCAGCGagtagcttcactcctgaatcctgcagatgattgttactcaggtccagctctctcaggtgtgaaaggttttgaactcagagctgatatcagagcagcacaaccttcctCTTTCAGCAGACAGCCCAGATAatctacaacaacaataataatgtacatgtgtttaattagttttctttttattgattgacagcatatatacacacacacacacatatacacacacacacacacatatacatatatacatatatatatatatatatatatatatatatatatatatatatatatatacagtgggtacggaaagtattcagacccccttaaatttttcactcttgttattttgcagccatttgctaaaatcatttaagttaatttttttcctcaatgtacacacagcaccccatattgacaggaaaaaaacagagaattgttgacatttttgcagttttattaaaaaaaagaaaaactgaattatatggtggtaattattattaagattttttgttgtgataatatttttttttaaggtgctgtccatttcttctgatcatccttgagatggtttctacaccttcatttgagttcAGCTGTGTtcgattatactgattggacttgattaggaaagccagacacctgtctatataagaccttacagctcacagtgcatgtcagagcaaatgagaatcatgaggtcaaaggaactgcctgaagagctcagagacataattgtggcaaggcacagatcttgCAAAGGTTACAAAAAAGGTCtactgcacttaaggttcctaagagcacagtggcctccataatccttaaatggaagacgtttgggatatTCGTTTGTAAGGCCTCATGCACCAAACCGAGATGTCCATACCGTGACGGTATGAATACATGTATcattccacccctaatatatatattattttaaaatagtgcaGACTataaacattttcactttttgcCTAAAACTTTTCTATCCAACTGTATAGAGCAGTTAGATTTGAAGTAGGCTGATGAAGGGAAAAACAGAACAGTTTCCCAAAATATTTTCCTCATAAACTTGCTTGACAGGGCATCtgtaattattaaaatcacaaaattaatcaGTATGTAACACAAACCTCAGTATGTTGAGTTGACAGATTAGACTCTTCAGTCCAGCAGCGAGCAGTTTccctcctgaatcctgcagatgattgttactcaggtccagctctctcaggtgtgaaaggtttgaactcagagctgatatcagagcagcacaaccttcctCTTTCAGCAGACAGCCAGATAatctacaacaacaataataatgtacatgtgtttaattagttttctttttattgattgacagcatatatacacacacacacacatacacacacacacacatatatacatacatatacatatattatatatatatatatatagttcaatgACTATGAAGGTTGTTTCATTGGcatattcagacccccttaaatttttcactctttgttatattgcatcCATTTgctaaaattaagttaatttttttcctcaatgtacacacagcaccccatattgacagaaaaacacagaattgttgacatttttgcagatttattaaaaaagaaaaactgaaatatcacatggtcctaagtattcagaccctttgctgtgacactcctatatttaactcaggtgctgtccatttcttctgatcatccttgagatggttctacaccttcatttgagtccagcttgtgtttgattatactgattggacttgattaggaaagccacacacctttctatataagaccttacagctcacagtgcatgtcagagcagatgagaatcatgaggtcaaaggaactgcctgaagagatCAGAGACAGagttgtggcaaggcacagatctggccaaggttacaaaaaaaattctactgcacttaaggttcctaagagcacagtggcctccataatccttaaatggaagacgtttgggatatTCGTTTGTAAGGCCTCATGCACCAAACCGAGATGTCCAATACCGTGACGGTATGAATACATGTATcattccacccctaatatatatattattttaaaatagtgcaGACTataaacattttcactttttgcCTAAAACTTTTCTATCCAACTGTATAGAGCAGTTAGATTTGAAGTAGGCTGATGAAGGGAAAAAACAGAACAGTTTCCCAAAATATTTTCCTCATAAAACTTGCTTGACAGGGCatctgtaattattaaaaatcacaaaaattaatCAGTATTGTAACACAAACCTCAGTATGTTGAGTTGACAGATTAGACTCTTCAGTCCAGCAGCGAGCAGTTTccctcctgaatcctgcagatgattgttactcaggtccagctctctcaggtgtgaaaggtttgaactcagagctgatgTCAGAGCAACACAACCTTCCTCTTTCACCAAACAGCCAGATAatctacaacaacaataataataataataatattagtgtgCTTAATTTTAGTCAGAGATGCTTTAGATCTTATTTCTGGCATTTTTCAACAGCAGTAggaatgtggtgtgtgtgtgcgtgtgtgtgtgtgtgcacctacTTAACCTTATTTGGGGGACAAATGTATACCCAGAAGTgagttaaaattgaaataaaaagataaaaagaaaaaaaattgaaagaaatactcaaggaaaataaataaatacatttatggacATTGACAGAAGTGAAATGTAGAGTaattaatggagaaaaaaataggcctatatatatgtaCTGGGGGGATGCTGAAGTCTATGTTACGATATGAAGGCATTTACTCAGGAACTGCTCTGAACGATTCACTAAAGAACATTTACTCAAATTAATATGctaataaattaattagcttGAGATTTTTAACAaggtaattttctgtaaaatatattcatttgggAATGAAGATGATGCATGTTTTAATCTACAACATAaacgacttaaaaaaaaaatctgcttgtaTTCCTGGGAACCTTGTGTCACTATTTTGGGTGacccaacaaaaacaaattagcatatttttaaaatatttctgtgtgCATTGAAGCCTATCCAAACGTGAGTAggattaataaaatgaaactaaatgagTACATTTTGATGACAAACTTTGCTGTGACAAGgccttgtttgaaagttttaaatgGGTCATCAACTCcctctgtttttatatttactactgttctctgaggtccacttataatgttatcaagatttttacatcaaaaaatatcataatttagaagtaataggctattttctgtacTGTTCTGCCCCTCATCAGAAAGCTCTGTTAGAATAGGtgtggaggattgtagactcggaaatAAATGCCCACCGCTATGATTtgctaatagttgtgtatgtttgccAGTCTGCGTCCTTCACAGATgcacgctgctgtgatttaggttaaacaTGCAGAACAGTTTCCCAAAATGTTTTgctcttaaacttttttttgacaGGGTGTCTATAATTATTAAAACCACAAAATTAATAATTGCGAAACACAAACCTGAGTAtattgagttgacagtttggactTTTCAGTCCAGCAGCTAGCAGCTTccctcctgaatcctgcagatgattgttactcaggtccagctctctcaggggggagtttgatgattgtagagcTGAAGCCACAATTTCACAGTGCTGACCAGTGAGATTACAGCCTGCCAAACTAAAAACAGCAAGGACTCTGTTTAAACGGCATGCTGGTGTGCTGATGTCCCCACCAGACTGAAATATTTGAAAGACTTGCTTAGTTcagtgcttctcaaacctgtcctggggaCCCTAAGTCTttgttagttttgtgtttttaataattgttacCGTTTATGTTCATTTTGGGTGTTTGATtatctactaatgagctgatgagttaaatCAGATGTGTTGGATGAGGGAGACATCCAGAATGTGCAGTGCTGCGGTACTCAGGGcaggtttgagaagcactgcCTTAGTTAACAAACTTTACCATATATCTACTAATGAGTTTAACATTCACTCTCTGGtcggtttcaaaaaaaaaaaaaacaaaaaaaaatatccaaaaaattaaaacaagtacATGACATAATTAAAAGTACATTATGTACATCATATCtgtaaaatttatacatttaaacactGGGATTAAATGAGGGTATTTGGTTAGGGTTAGAGATAAACTcagcaggacactggccctccaggactggagaTGATAATATGATGAGTTACTTTAttacataaatgaaatatattgactaaaatcacaaaaatcacaaaacacaaaccCCAATAAAACATATCAAACTTCCATCACAACttatgttaaatataattgtGTTCAGCTTTTCACACTTACAAAGCTTTTCTGCAGTTCCTCACAGCAGGTAACAGTCTCCATCTGCCCTCTCTAGTGTTGATATTGTACTGTTTAATATCAAACTCATCCAGCACCTCCTCTGACATCAGGATTATGTTTGCCAAAGTTGAGCATTGTGCAAGAGagagcttttttctttttgttttagagTTTAAAAGTGCCTGCATTTCTTTAAGAACAGAGTTATCCTTCATCTCAATCAAGCAGTGTGACAGATTCATCCACCTTTCAGGGCTGACATTGTTTTTCTGACTTCGTTTGAGGTTTTGGATTATTTTCTTGATGCTCTCTGGGTTGTTCTCTGTGTGTATCAGTacatcctgtaagagtctctgattggactccagtgagacgccATGAAGAAACCTAAGGAAAAGATCCAAATGTCCATTTTTACTCTTTAAAGATTTAGTCATTGCTCCCTTCAGAAACGTATTCAGAGGAACATCCTCACACTGATTTCTGAACTTTCCTGTCAGGAACATTTTCAGAACCTCactgtttttgtgtaaatagCAGTAAAACACATACAGTGCTGCAAAAAACTCCTGAAAGCGCAGATGTACAAAACTGTAAACCTTTCTCTGATAAATCACAGATTCCTCTCTAAAGATCTCAGTGCagatcccagaatacactgaggaTCAGTGACGTCTATACCGCTTCTCTCctctcaggtcctcctcataaaacatcacattgcccttcatcagctgacTGAAAGCCAGTTCAGCAAGTTTTCAgaatcacttctctgttggactgcaggagtttctctggattttctctcttcatacttctggtTCCTCATATTTGTTTTGATGAGCAGGAAAgtagatgtacatttcagtcagagtttgagggattctGCACTGAGATCTTGTTTCAGGATGTtttgaagcacagtggatgagatccagcagaagacagGTATGTGAAACATGATttggaggcttcttgctcttctgattgtgtgagatgattctgctggaaTGTTGATGCTCATCACTGatttctcttcctgaaatattcctccttctgaggatCATTGAATCCCTGAATCTCTGTCACACGGTTGATGTAGTTAGAGGGGATCTGATTGGTGTGCTGCTGGTCtggtggtgatccagatgagagcagagggaagcagatctCCTCTCAGgaggtttgacatcaacacacCCACTGATGAAATCTCAGTCACATCAGAAACTCCTTTCTGCACCGTTTGAAAACATCAGTTTAATTGCTGCTTTCACTCCAgacatcaaagatgaacacacaCTTTACATTCATCATAAATCtttgagtccagatcttgaagttcagggtGAAAGTcaagcagaagtctgtgaaggcTGTACTGATGATCTTTAATCAAGTTTCAGCTCTCTAAATGTAAGCACAAACAtgaatctacatcctgattggcttttccctcggcccagtccagaatgaacagAGACTGCACATGTAAGACCTGTGTTCTTTTCcaattccagcgatgcctttagtaagaaaacagtctttatttcgtctttctctctcctcttctcatCTCAAAATCATATCCTGGTTCGGTAAAGgattaaagatgtcattgcagttgATTGGAGTGTGTCTTGGAGTGTTCTGTAACTTTTCTCCATCTGTAgcacctcatgttcttcattcactacttcactctctccctctatgatgtacaGCTGTGTGTAAATCCTGTTCAGGAGTGTCTGATTCTCTTGTAGTTTGACTCCCTCAAATAAGctctcatacttgttcttcatgctggtCTTGTGCCGGTCTTTGACTCTCTTCAGATCATCATACACTGGTGGGTGATAATCGAGCTGCAGGGCTGCTTCTGTGTCATGATGATTGAAGTGGTTCTGACTGTAGGAGGATGTGAAGGTCTGACAGGACACAGATCTGATCTGGTCAGCTCTCCCACCACTGAAAATACATTAAGAagaacacagagacaaaaacaaacagaaactttatcaaaacaaatatttaaatgtctcTAATATTAAATAATCTTATTTGAAATCATACTGCAACCACACTTAAAAAGAGTGTTCAATCGATAAGCTCAATAAGATAAGATTATAATTTGAATTATAATGAATTTATAGTGGGCAACAGATCCTTCTTAAAAGGTATAGACATAGAGAAGCACACAAGAGCACTATTTAACATAAGCATAGGTACAGTATTTAGCAAAGGTCCTATTCACTTTTTGTTTTCAGTTATCCTTCTTTatatcatgagtttaattttagTGTTATATTTGCTGTTAAAACACAACTTCTGAgaacacaattttatttaattttattaaatttaataagttTATCTTTTGTCTAAAAAACTTcactgtagaaataaataaaaaatgtaaatttctctCGTTATTTCTGTATGCATTATTTGTTCTTGTGTTGAACATCTCTCTCTACATGAACGTACTTACGCAGGATCAAAGGGCATTGATTCATCACTGAGATCAGGGGGCTGCAGTGGAGAAGctgctctctttcttttcctgCTGATGATACTGAGATGATGATGGGAATATTGTGGGAAATATTGTAGGGGGATATTTTAGGGGGAATTTTCAATGGTAAAAGTAGCTCCTAACTTGCCAACTTAGGAGAAActcctaaaaacaaaacatgtcagTCCTAATTTTAGGATTCCtacatttttgctctaagagtactTCACAGAGTGTTTTTACACTAAAATCAGCTCCTAAATCTGTCAAAAGTTATGGGGAAGtcaagaggactcctaagtcactaagacaaAATCACAAGCCATCCTAAAAATGGCTGTTGCTGGCAATCCACCCCTGAACATTAACACTTTggaaacatttcacaataatttccctttaaaataattctgttattttttttccttcttttcatGTACAAGTTGGGCAAGAAGTAAACCATAATGAGCATGTATAGCCTATTCCACCATGCATAtatcgcgattaatcgcaatccaaaataaaagttttgtgtacataatgcatgtgtgtgtactgtgtatatttattatgtatatgtatatatgaagagttGGTTCTAAAAACGCGATAACacgctttttgttttttaattgagttTCCCCGCCAAAATCAGTATAGTGTATCTGGTTAATATTGAAAAgtccatttataattttacacgCAAAATACGGTATCCGcagagttattaggtcatgttttcttccttttattCCAAACCGTGACAAATGCCAGTCTCCTTTCTCTGCAAAACGATAgcgatatatccgctcaaccaatcacagtgcaccattccatgcactgtaaacagtaacaaccaatcacagggCACCATTCCACACACTCTAGACAGTTTTGGCGGGATTTTTATCAAACATTTAGTATTAGTTTTGTTCAtctactttgtgatcaacaaacaaacaaggtctgcatgataaatcgcatgtgattgtcatgcgcatctcgtcagtaaagccggttctgtgataaatCTCCATTGCGTGCTTTCAGCGGCATTTAATCCACAGAGCCATACATAactgacaagttatgcaataactcataatcgcagatgagtcACATTCgtttatgaacgcgatattgcatagcttgtcagtgtaagtgtttttattaatgccattaatgtttttgtttagtgtaattttttttttacgtacgcgatttttttttaatgtatagccCTAGCAACTGAATGTTTTTCGTATGTATGAATGTTACATGGCACAGAAGGAATGCACTTTTGGTTACAACAGTTGAGtttgtaagggaaatgtcattttggaatttggaATTTCTTGTTGTGGTTTAATGTTTTGGTGATGTTCATGTCAACGAATGACTTTTTCATGATAATGTAAGGGAAAGGTCCATGATAAAATTTTATCTTATTGTTGTAGGCCTAATTAacttatagcattaacaagatgacccaaTGAATTCATTTTTGGGAGCGTtgactgattgaatgtattttttgtcCAGTGCCattatataagattagtattgaccaagtacagaggctgtcatatgtggatcaacttactatgttgtgtattttatgttgtaaataacttttatattgattcaatgaagaaaaaaaaagtgtcatggatttattgcattttggggaaaaaaatatacaggtgctggtcatataattagaatatcatcaaaaagttgatttatttcactaattccattcaaaaagtgaaacttgtatattatattcatttcattacacacagacggatatatttcaaatgtttatttctattcatttttgatgattataactgacaactaaggaaaaccccaaattcagtatctcagaaaattagaatatttacttaagaccaatacaaaagaaaggatttttagaaatcttggccaactgaaaagtatgaaaatgaaaagtatgagcacgtacagcactcaatacttagttcgggttccttttgcctgaattactgcagcagtgcggcgtggcatggagtcgatcagtctgtggcactggctcagggtgttatgagagcccagggttgctctgatagtggccttcatctcttctgcattcttgggttggcatatcacatcttcctcttcacaaaaccccatagattttctatggggttaag
Protein-coding regions in this window:
- the LOC122136818 gene encoding uncharacterized protein LOC122136818 produces the protein MKSNNSMYLPPYLRPAVTSDPVKRLKEAPVDTQRAASPGFNCVSVKSNNSMYLPPYLSDGPAVTFDPVKRLKKAPDDTHRATSPGFSCVSMKSNNSMYLPPYLSDGPAVTFDPVIISRKRKRAASPLQPPDLSDESMPFDPAGGRADQIRSVSCQTFTSSYSQNHFNHHDTEAALQLDYHPPVYDDLKRVKDRHKTSMKNKYESLFEGVKLQENQTLLNRIYTQLYIIEGESEVVNEEHEVLQMEKSYRTLQDTLQSTEICFPLLSSGSPPDQQHTNQIPSNYINRVTEIQGFNDPQKEEYFRKRNQ
- the LOC122136758 gene encoding NACHT, LRR and PYD domains-containing protein 12-like isoform X2: MFLTGKFRNQCEDVPLNTFLKGAMTKSLKSKNGHLDLFLRFLHGVSLESNQRLLQDVLIHTENNPESIKKIIQNLKRSQKNNVSPERWMNLSHCLIEMKDNSVLKEMQALLNSKTKRKKLSLAQCSTLANIILMSEEVLDEFDIKQYNINTREGRWRLLPAVRNCRKAFLAGCNLTGQHCEIVASALQSSNSPLRELDLSNNHLQDSGGKLLAAGLKSPNCQLNILRLSGCLVKEEGCVALTSALSSNLSHLRELDLSNNHLQDSGGKLLAAGLKSLICQLNILRLSGCLLKEEGCAALISALSSNLSHLRELDLSNNHLQDSGGKLLAAGLKSLICQLNILRFVLHTD
- the LOC122136758 gene encoding NACHT, LRR and PYD domains-containing protein 3-like isoform X1, giving the protein MFLTGKFRNQCEDVPLNTFLKGAMTKSLKSKNGHLDLFLRFLHGVSLESNQRLLQDVLIHTENNPESIKKIIQNLKRSQKNNVSPERWMNLSHCLIEMKDNSVLKEMQALLNSKTKRKKLSLAQCSTLANIILMSEEVLDEFDIKQYNINTREGRWRLLPAVRNCRKAFLAGCNLTGQHCEIVASALQSSNSPLRELDLSNNHLQDSGGKLLAAGLKSPNCQLNILRLSGCLVKEEGCVALTSALSSNLSHLRELDLSNNHLQDSGGKLLAAGLKSLICQLNILRLSQCLVTEEGCAALASALSSNPSHLRELDLSYNHPGESGVKLLKQLKHLGKLNVDHGGFHMITAGLHKYACDLTLDPNTADRHLVLSEENRKVTWVSEEQSYPDHPDRFDECPQVLCSESLTGCCYWETE